A section of the Agromyces aurantiacus genome encodes:
- a CDS encoding DUF3107 domain-containing protein — translation MDLRIGIQNSPRELAFETSQTAAEVEQAVAAALSGQAPVLRLTDAKGTVYVVPAAALAYVEIGTEEARRIGFVG, via the coding sequence GTGGACCTTCGCATCGGCATCCAGAACTCCCCCCGCGAGCTCGCGTTCGAGACCTCGCAGACGGCGGCGGAGGTCGAGCAGGCCGTCGCCGCGGCACTCTCCGGCCAGGCGCCGGTGCTGCGCCTGACGGACGCGAAGGGCACCGTGTACGTGGTCCCCGCCGCGGCCCTCGCCTATGTCGAGATCGGCACCGAAGAGGCGCGCCGCATCGGGTTCGTCGGCTGA
- a CDS encoding ferritin-like fold-containing protein, with translation MVNWSKPRLPRPDAPRTRPRVAPTELTRIDFTEVVPDQVAFLGQAAYIQLEFFESLAKAVATAPDLGAKEGLSAAAGVALRKHHELISELRRLGEEPSEVMAPFAPATDRFRQATSGADWTELLLGIHITSGMLDDYFSRLAEGMPAELGTRVRAVLAERDIAEVVERELERAIAADPTLADRLALWGRSLVGDTLLVARSALRASESTGALGADVEPVFTELIASHTRRMDALGLTA, from the coding sequence GTGGTGAACTGGTCGAAGCCCCGCCTGCCGCGGCCCGATGCGCCGCGGACGCGTCCGCGCGTGGCGCCGACCGAGCTCACGCGCATCGACTTCACCGAGGTCGTGCCCGATCAGGTGGCCTTCCTCGGCCAGGCGGCGTACATCCAGCTCGAGTTCTTCGAGAGCCTCGCCAAGGCCGTCGCGACCGCGCCCGACCTCGGCGCGAAGGAGGGCCTGAGCGCCGCCGCCGGCGTCGCGCTGCGCAAGCACCACGAGCTCATCTCGGAACTGCGCCGCCTCGGCGAGGAGCCCTCGGAGGTCATGGCGCCGTTCGCCCCCGCGACCGACCGGTTCCGGCAGGCGACCTCCGGGGCCGACTGGACCGAGCTGCTGCTCGGCATCCACATCACGTCGGGCATGCTCGACGACTACTTCTCGCGCCTCGCCGAGGGGATGCCCGCCGAGCTCGGCACGCGCGTGCGGGCCGTCCTCGCCGAGCGCGACATCGCCGAGGTCGTCGAGCGCGAGCTTGAGCGCGCGATCGCGGCCGACCCGACGCTCGCCGACCGGCTGGCGCTCTGGGGTCGGAGCCTCGTGGGCGACACCCTGCTCGTCGCTCGGTCGGCGCTGCGCGCCTCGGAGTCGACGGGGGCGCTCGGCGCCGACGTCGAGCCCGTGTTCACCGAGCTCATCGCCTCGCACACGAGGCGGATGGACGCGCTGGGGCTCACGGCCTGA
- a CDS encoding DEAD/DEAH box helicase, which produces MTTFTELGIAPDIVEALAGKGILDAFPIQEQTIPLALTGQDIIGQAKTGTGKTFGFGLPLVQRLGDDPEPGVKALIVVPTRELCVQVTEDLELATSNRPTKIVSIYGGKAYEGQIEQLKAGAQIVVGTPGRLLDLASQRLLSLKAVSEMVLDEADKMLDLGFLADIEKLFSQTPATRHTMLFSATMPGPIVALARRFMSKPIHIRANDPDEGLTQANIKHLIYRAHSLDKDEVISRILQAEGRGKTVIFTRTKRAAAKLVEELNDRGFNAAAVHGDLNQDQRERAMAAFKAGKKDVLIATDVAARGIDVDDVTHVINHTIPDDEKAYLHRVGRTGRAGKTGIAVTFVDWDDLHKWALINRALEFGQPEPTETYSSSPHLYTDLDIPEGTKGRIKPAAAAPPTRSSTAGRREGEKAADDASRPARSRSRRRTRSGAPVGEAAASADGPERAGASDESKQPGAGTHDGKGAEHHDGNAAPRRRRRRRGPRTGGAAPIA; this is translated from the coding sequence GTGACCACGTTCACCGAACTCGGCATCGCGCCCGACATCGTCGAGGCCCTCGCCGGGAAGGGCATCCTCGATGCCTTCCCCATCCAGGAGCAGACCATCCCGCTGGCCCTCACCGGCCAGGACATCATCGGCCAGGCCAAGACCGGCACGGGCAAGACCTTCGGGTTCGGCCTGCCGCTCGTCCAGCGCCTCGGCGACGACCCCGAGCCCGGCGTCAAGGCCCTGATCGTGGTGCCGACGCGCGAGCTGTGCGTGCAGGTCACGGAAGACCTCGAGCTCGCGACGTCCAACCGCCCGACGAAGATCGTGTCGATCTACGGCGGCAAGGCGTACGAGGGCCAGATCGAGCAGCTCAAGGCGGGCGCGCAGATCGTCGTCGGCACGCCGGGCCGCCTCCTCGACCTCGCGAGCCAGCGGCTGCTCTCCCTCAAGGCCGTGAGCGAGATGGTGCTCGACGAGGCCGACAAGATGCTCGACCTCGGCTTCCTCGCCGACATCGAGAAGCTGTTCTCGCAGACGCCCGCGACCCGTCACACCATGCTGTTCTCGGCGACCATGCCCGGCCCGATCGTCGCGCTCGCGCGACGTTTCATGTCCAAGCCCATCCACATCCGCGCGAACGACCCCGACGAGGGCCTCACGCAGGCGAACATCAAGCACCTCATCTACCGCGCGCACTCGCTCGACAAGGACGAGGTGATCTCGCGCATCCTCCAGGCCGAGGGGCGCGGCAAGACCGTGATCTTCACGCGCACCAAGCGCGCGGCGGCCAAGCTCGTCGAGGAGCTCAACGACCGGGGCTTCAACGCCGCCGCCGTGCACGGCGATCTCAACCAGGATCAGCGCGAGCGGGCGATGGCCGCGTTCAAGGCCGGCAAGAAGGATGTGCTGATCGCCACGGACGTCGCCGCGCGCGGCATCGACGTCGACGACGTGACGCACGTGATCAACCACACGATCCCCGACGACGAGAAGGCCTACCTGCACCGCGTGGGCCGCACCGGCCGCGCGGGCAAGACCGGCATCGCCGTGACCTTCGTCGACTGGGACGACCTGCACAAGTGGGCGCTGATCAACCGCGCCCTCGAGTTCGGCCAGCCCGAGCCGACCGAGACCTACTCGTCGAGCCCCCACCTGTACACCGACCTCGACATCCCCGAGGGCACGAAGGGGCGCATCAAGCCGGCCGCGGCGGCGCCGCCGACCCGGTCGAGCACCGCGGGCCGTCGCGAGGGCGAGAAGGCGGCGGATGACGCGTCGCGCCCCGCACGTTCGCGCTCGCGTCGCCGGACCCGCTCGGGTGCGCCCGTGGGCGAGGCCGCGGCGTCCGCCGACGGTCCCGAGAGGGCCGGCGCCTCGGACGAGTCGAAGCAGCCCGGCGCGGGCACGCACGACGGCAAGGGTGCGGAGCACCACGACGGCAACGCCGCCCCGCGTCGCCGTCGGCGTCGCCGCGGCCCCCGCACGGGCGGCGCGGCGCCGATCGCGTAG
- a CDS encoding PHP domain-containing protein, which produces MAEPPVHVAADLHTHSTVSDGTDTPAELVGAAARAGLRAFAITDHDSTAGWAEASDAARAAGLILIPGMELSTRVQFSSVHVLGYLVDPLDAGLREETERIRASRLTRAESIVRRIAADYDLTWDDVLAQTTDGSTIGRPHIADALVARGHAATRSEAFAGILHWRAGYAQPHYAPDPLTGIRLIRAAGGVPVLAHPGTRGAEEVLTEERLRRFVDAGLFGLEVDHPENTAASRPRLRALAARLGLAVTGSSDYHGLGKANRIGEYVTDPDVVARLVAEATGARPVLPLAGEPAR; this is translated from the coding sequence ATGGCCGAACCCCCCGTCCACGTCGCGGCCGACCTGCACACGCACTCCACGGTCTCCGACGGCACGGACACCCCCGCAGAGCTCGTCGGCGCGGCCGCGCGCGCGGGCCTCCGGGCGTTCGCCATCACCGACCACGACTCGACCGCGGGATGGGCCGAGGCCTCCGACGCGGCGCGGGCCGCCGGCCTCATCCTCATCCCCGGGATGGAGCTCTCGACCCGCGTGCAGTTCTCGAGCGTGCACGTGCTCGGCTACCTGGTCGACCCGCTCGACGCGGGGCTCCGCGAGGAGACCGAGCGGATCCGCGCGTCGCGACTCACGCGCGCCGAGAGCATCGTGCGCCGGATCGCCGCCGACTACGACCTCACGTGGGACGACGTGCTCGCCCAGACGACGGACGGCTCGACCATCGGGCGGCCCCACATCGCCGACGCGCTCGTCGCCCGCGGCCACGCCGCCACGCGCTCCGAGGCGTTCGCCGGCATCCTCCACTGGCGTGCCGGCTACGCCCAGCCGCACTACGCGCCCGACCCGCTCACGGGCATCCGGCTGATCCGCGCCGCCGGCGGCGTCCCGGTGCTCGCCCACCCCGGTACGCGCGGCGCCGAGGAGGTGCTCACCGAGGAGCGACTCCGCCGCTTCGTCGACGCGGGGCTGTTCGGCCTCGAGGTCGACCATCCGGAGAACACCGCCGCATCCAGGCCGCGTCTGCGCGCACTGGCGGCCAGGCTCGGTCTCGCCGTCACGGGGTCGAGCGACTACCACGGGCTCGGCAAGGCGAACCGGATCGGCGAGTACGTGACGGATCCCGACGTGGTCGCGCGCCTCGTCGCCGAGGCGACGGGGGCGCGGCCCGTGCTGCCGCTCGCAGGCGAGCCCGCGCGGTAG
- a CDS encoding endonuclease/exonuclease/phosphatase family protein, giving the protein MLPRILGWSVVLGTAAVAAVLAWPQAFGLQDQWIAAHVVALRGAAAVCAGATAAVFGLLALTGPGRRFAAAMATILMVFAVGNAGVLAARGLGAPRDSAQAATDSITVLSWNTLGEVPDASTIAGLALDEGADVVVLPETTEPLGEDVAVAMREGGRPMWVHTQAFDEVAKARSTTLLISPDLGDYRVVNEAFPGPPGNTNTLPSVVAEPVGGDGPRIVAVHAVAPIRWELRNWRSDLDWLAGQCSGEDVIMAGDFNATVDHFAGRGVDGGDLGRCADVAARAGWGGVGTWPTRLPALLGSPIDHVMATPSWSVADFRVVEGLDDAGSDHRPIVATLVRA; this is encoded by the coding sequence ATGCTCCCCCGGATCCTCGGCTGGTCGGTCGTGCTCGGCACCGCGGCGGTCGCGGCCGTCCTGGCGTGGCCGCAGGCGTTCGGGCTGCAGGACCAGTGGATCGCCGCGCACGTCGTCGCACTGCGGGGCGCGGCGGCGGTGTGCGCCGGTGCGACGGCCGCGGTCTTCGGCCTGCTCGCGCTGACCGGTCCGGGCCGGCGGTTCGCCGCCGCCATGGCGACGATCCTCATGGTCTTCGCCGTGGGCAACGCGGGGGTGCTCGCCGCCCGCGGGCTGGGTGCCCCGCGGGACTCGGCCCAGGCCGCGACCGACTCGATCACCGTGCTCTCCTGGAACACGCTCGGCGAGGTGCCCGATGCGTCGACCATCGCGGGGCTCGCCCTCGACGAGGGCGCCGACGTCGTCGTGCTCCCCGAGACGACCGAGCCGCTCGGCGAGGACGTGGCGGTCGCGATGCGCGAGGGCGGCCGGCCCATGTGGGTGCACACGCAGGCCTTCGACGAGGTCGCCAAGGCGCGCTCGACCACGCTGCTCATCTCCCCCGACCTCGGCGACTACCGGGTCGTCAACGAGGCGTTCCCCGGCCCTCCCGGCAACACGAACACGCTGCCGAGCGTCGTCGCCGAACCGGTGGGCGGCGACGGCCCGCGCATCGTCGCGGTGCACGCGGTCGCGCCCATCCGCTGGGAGCTTCGCAACTGGCGCAGCGACCTCGACTGGCTCGCCGGGCAGTGCTCGGGCGAGGACGTGATCATGGCCGGCGACTTCAACGCCACGGTCGATCACTTCGCGGGACGCGGCGTCGACGGCGGCGACCTCGGCCGGTGCGCGGATGTCGCGGCGCGGGCCGGATGGGGCGGCGTCGGCACGTGGCCGACCCGCCTGCCGGCCCTCCTCGGCAGCCCCATCGACCACGTGATGGCCACGCCGTCGTGGAGCGTCGCGGACTTCCGCGTGGTCGAGGGGCTCGACGACGCCGGCAGCGACCACCGC